A region of the Mytilus trossulus isolate FHL-02 chromosome 11, PNRI_Mtr1.1.1.hap1, whole genome shotgun sequence genome:
aattgcacatcacatgttattccgtaagcagttgcatgagacaataacatttcattcatgatgacacgaggtcccacaataaagtgcacaggtgaatttaaaaatttaacttcatgaaaatcgtgtttttataatcctagctaaaaaatgtaattataagtattgaatgcttctttttgtaactttatagggttgtaaaagcgttgaccgtgcgtacatttttagaatgaagcgcttccgcgcttcatacaaaatgtacttcggtcaacgcttttacaccccaataaatttacaaaaagaagaattcAATTCTTAGATAAATCAaatcatgtattattttataatacCATACacgtttgttttttaaatggaatgtCCTATTTCCCTCCCTCTTATTTTACATGGGAAATCGACAATTGCCCCCACCCCCCTTTCCACCGGCCTAGGAAAACATGATGAGTtgatattttcttattaaactTTTGTAACTGAATCTGGGACttaatcatttctttaaatgcTCGAGaatatagttatatttttttttcttgtttcaattgCCATGTACATGTACGAGGCTAAAAAACAGTCACCATTTGTAAGGATATGAAGGTGTTTTACagaaattagaatattttacaaaaaagtaaGTCTGGAAGCAAGGTCAAACAAATATAGAAGTGATGGTagaaaatattgattgattgtatgtTGTTtgacgtccagtggcaaatatttgatgcatgttGAGGACCAATATAATAAAGATCTATTGGcagaaagaaaatataaagtgaaataaataaaaacaataaaagatctagaaatataaagatatagAAACGATGATCTGAtccttctaaaaaaaaataacaaccaaaaaacaaaacactcaCACGCATATACCGTATATACATctctaaaaaatctaaaatgttgGTTTCAtggtgcccccccccccccccccccccagacaTCAAGGTTCTGGATCCGCACCTGATAGTATaggtatattttaattgaaagataaaaaaataatgtcatacaattgtgaaacTTCTAAgtcaaatagataaaaatgatAGTTTTGCTATTAAAAGAATAATCAATAaagaaacatttgttttcttcaaatttcgGAATATGATAAAGACATATTCTTTGATAAAAATTCATTGGGATGTCATTTCAATATATAGTGAAGTATTTTAAGATTTCTGTGTAGCAATTTGAAGAGGAGATCATGATtgtattcataaaacatctttattctttatatttattgccAAAGTGcatgtaatttgtttaaatctaACCAACTTCACACAGTCCTCAAATGAGAGCTTACTttggaagtatatttatatttgccTTTATCTGTATTAGCAGAGttgattttatatattcatcgatattactttatttgattcaatattatttgtaatatatatacatacacgTGTATTTTTCACGTATATAAATTTTGAGGTCCAGAATAGCTTGTTTTTTGGGGGGTGTAAGACGAGGCtacgtgttgaagaccgtattttgacccGTATCAAATGGTTTGATTTTagaaattgtgacttggatggagagttgtctcattgccattcataccacgtcttcttatatatattatccTACTTATTATTAgtcaattatatatttaaatatttaagaatttgTCTTTGAATGATAACTCAGGagtataaattttaatgtaTGGAGCTTCCTCCATTTATAACTgctaattatttaaaaatcgtaaataagaaataagaataaACTCAAAGGTTTGCGTTTACTTATAACGCAAAAGGTTTGTGTAACTTCGCAAATATTTGCGTTAAATTGCGTtatataacgcaaacataggaagaacaagagtgtgtccaaagtacacggatgccccactcgctcTATCATTTCCATATTCAATGGACCTtgaaattaaaccaaaaaaaataatagaaagatcataccatagggagcatgtgtactaagttttaagttgtttggacttcatcttcatcaaaaactaactttaccaaaaacttcaaccaGAAAcacccactttcattttctatgttcagtggaccttgaaattaGGGTCAAAAGTCTCATTTGActgtaaaattagaaagatcatatcatataaGCAataagtgtactaagttttaagttgctTGGACTTcagtttcatcaaaaactaccttgaccaaaaatttaacatgaagcgggacgaaaggacgaacagacagacggacgcacaAGTTATGCGACATGAAAATCTCCACCAATCACGAACTGGGCAGAGCATTGAAATTGAGGACGAAGGTAACGACCCAAACTACCAATCACGGTCTTGTAGCTGCACGGTTGGTTGAAATAATTATGACGAGTTGAATTGTCATCAATATCAAAGTTCATCGATTGCCGGATCAGATGCTGActttgaaaattcaataaaacagGTAACTTTCAATGGAATCACAGAGAGCATGCGTGTACAAGACAGAAATTTTCCATTTCTGGCCAAAACCAATTTGATTAATAGTTCTTTGGACAGAAGATCCAAAAAGTATGGGTCGGgcgagtgtttttttttcattgtatatattttttgaaaatcagttTTGTTGAGGCGGGTGCTCTTCAAGTCGAGCGagcagtatatatataatacatacattttaaattgcGCAATACAgaattttatgtacatgtaaaaaaattggTTACTTTACAGAAAAACGGGAGGTGAAACATGaccttataaatattaaaaaaacaaaatattctttcaGATACCAAAATTTAGCTAAAATACCTGACCGGTAAGAACAACAAGGTATGGCTTGAAATCTCTCAGATATTCTGCTGCCAAACTATGGAATGAGTTGCCAAACCACTTTAGAACTGAAACATCTTTTACCCAATTCAAAAGTCtaaaaaactcataaaaaatgcatttgcttagttttatttatttatttatttatttatttatttatttatttatttatttatttatttatttatttatttatttatttatttatttatttatttatttatttatttatttatttatttatttaatttgtgaATGCTGTGCTTTAGTTTTTATGTCTGCTTTTAGTGCTTATGCATgtgtataatatagtatttaaaTAGTGCCGCCTAAATGTGCATGAAATGTATGTTCtatgtcttttatgttttaatatttgtattgtgtatGATTGTTATGTAAATGTATGCATTTGTCGGTTATAAAAGCTCAGAGagcttatgtttatttgttatgtgACATGCCGACTATAAATAAagctttgaattgaattgaattaaatgCTAAATTATGACCATAATTTGATGAATTTGTGTCTGTATGACAGTCTATACCATACCCACCCAACTTTCTGGTTCACTTTGGTTATGTatacttttgattattttttgtcaaataagcTTTGACTGCCGGTTAAAATtcatacatgtgtatataataaGGAAGCATAGAGGACCCAAAAAAAATCGTAATAACgaatatacaaaattttctaaaacgATTTCCACAAATTTAATCGGTtataacaaattacaaaattcgTGATAacgaattaaattttaaatggtgCACGgacacagtggcggatccagagggggggggggttccgggggtgcgcacccccccccctttattttggccgatcaatgcatttgaatcgggacatatgttttgcacccccccccccccttttgccctgggctagcacccccctttcgaaaattcctgcatccgccactgcagaaaaaaattaaagaaacgaTATTCCAAcagttatatttaacttttcttgattgtttttgaaaaaactaTGAACATGTTATTTGATGttatacagtttttaagatAATTATGAAAAAGCAGATACTAATGTCACTAATTAAAACCAAGGACGTATAACTAATTAACATATCTAATATATCGTccttgttaaaatgttaaagaaaatgacattttttctgACGTGAAAAAAACACGGAAGGAAAGATAATCCAGTCATGATTGATGAGCACCCCtactaaaaatattgaaatagaatAGCCCTTACCTGTtaggtaaatttcaaaatggcgaAATCAAGAGGTGACTGGCTCCTCGTAGCAGGGCTAGTATTTTCGGGATTTGCTCttctttttcttgttattgGTTTCGCGACACCACATTGGTTGGAACTAGACACTAAGTTTATAACAAACAGTGGGTTTGAAAAGCTTGGATTGTGGGAAGCGTGCTTTAACAACTGGGCATATTACAGAGACTACACTGGCAAAACTTACAACGGATGTTGGTGGATCTTTTCGTACGAATATCGTCCAATATGGAGTTATATCAACCCTCGTAAGTTTTATTCACATTTAAGTAAATCTCTGTTTTGATCAAATACAGAAATAATGTCGTTTTGATGACTTACCTGAAGTTACCTGTGGGAGACACCATTGTTATTGTTTACTTCCggtattttgaaaagaaagaaattatttttattctcatAATTCTGTCATTTTTCTAAGTTGATTTGTGTCAGGAACGACATTTACTCTTTGATTAATCTGTTGTCCTTTCCATTTAAATGGTTTGACAATATTAATAaaaggattttgttttttgttttttttggaaaaagggggggtatagtAGTTCAAAATCATTATGATTCTCGTGCCTCTTATAATTCGAATTCTTTAAGTGTGACAAATTCATGGATCATTTATtaaatgtcattaaaatttgAGGGGGTAGCTTCAgacaaacaaatgacaaaataaggaaaaaattgtggctacatgtacattttttgtaaatgaagTCAACAGTATTTTTAGGTGCATGACGAACATTTTGACAAATCACAGTAAAACTTTTACCAATTTGGCGCTAATAGTTCATTTTGTagttgaaaatgatttttgacGCCTGACAGTAAACGGCAATATTACCATGATAACTTACCCTCATTATTGAGCACAGACATGTGACAGAGTTGTCAAGCCACAACTGgagatttggaaattttcaGCTGGAGTTTGGGCCTCATAACTGGAGATTTTTTATCGACATTTTTATCGACGTATgcaatggttttttttggtgttttatctgcatattttctttttttgttaatgattCTATAACTCCATAGCCATTTTTACTTGATAGAAATAGAAGATAAGgggtttttaaatattaatttattatatgtaaagTTCAAGATAAAGTGATCAGCCATCATATATAGTTGGTAAAAAGTATCTCTGCTTAAACTACATTGTCAATTTTGGTACCACTACTGAACAGTGGTGTTGCATTGATAGAGTTGTGAGCTTTCTGGTGGGTTTGCCGTCTCCATATGTGTGGTCAAGTCATTAGGGTCACCATAGTCAGCTTTGCAACAAGTGTAGTAGGCATACATATCATATTTGAGATcattaagacatatgtctttgAGGTTCAGTAATATAACTGGTCATAACTGTTCAACTGTTCAATGTTTTTAACTGCATCACATCAAAGTCGTTGTTTTTACAACTTTTAACAATTAATCCATTGTCGGTATTTCACTTTTAATCATCCAGGCATGTGTCTTAAACATGCTAGTTGATCACCAGGTAATTGCCAATACCCTTTTATTGCTGTATATACTGTCTAATCCTTAACACCTTCATAGACAACTCGAGGCTATTTACCTTTTGACATCAAAACAATTGAAGGAAACTTCCGTTTTTCTCGGACTTTTCCGATATCAATTTCGAGTTTCTCTGACTTTTTCTCTGTCAgtaacaattttgtaaacaaaaatttctaCTGAAAATTTTTCGAGgttgacattttcaaaaagcggaagatttcaaatttaaacGGGAGGGACGGAAGAGGGTCTTAAAAGCGGGAGATTTTGACTCCCGCCGGAAGAATCACATGTATGTGAgcatagaaaaaacaaagatttttaaaatttgagtcGCATACATTAATTGCTGTACATGTTGTACGTGAATTCTATCTTGCTCAGTACTTAATCAAAACTtaagatatcttaaaaatttcaaagagtCACCGTTCTCAACCATGTTTGAGAGatttcttattggcactcatacattgtacatcgtcgtaccacatcttcttatatctaattaaTTGTCTTCATTTTAGATGTGCTAGCGCTTTGCCCAATgattttacagttcaataatatatgaaaactacataaacaaacaattcTTAATCATATTAATAGTAATAATTGTTCCTAGCTAATATGGTAGATTGCTTAATTAGTAACTTGTGACGCaccatcaatattttaatataactgtttattaaaaatcatattacaatttataaaaatgtacatataatccatagagattaatacatggccttttccataaagggcctgggtatcatcccgagaccccATACATGTATCAGCTCAATAAGGGTCGAGtgatgatacccaggctgattTGGCAAAGACCATgcattataatttctttatcaTATATACTGTAAACTAACTTATTTTCCAGGATACTTAATTTTGCGTTTTACCCTCCCTAGACGTCTTTGGgactatttaatttcgcgattttctgaAATTCAATAAGGAATGATCCAAGTATTACATATTCGTGACAATTAATATTCACATTAATTTTCTTCTCGCAAAGTCgcaaaaataaatcgctcgccaaaataagttggtttacagtacttccgacaattgtattatatatatgaattagCAGAATGATtaatgtacatgttgtatattgtatatttatttctaGCATGGTTCCTTGGAATCCAAGTAATGATGACATTGGCTTTACTAGCAGAGACTTCAGTGGTATTACTGGCAGTGTTGTTCCTGATTGGATGTTGCCCAGGGAGAAATAGTGTCTGTGGACTATTTATTCTTGGTGGTATAGGATTATGTTCAGGTACAGTACATTGAAGCATCATACACACTATAGAAATTGTAAGGTATTATAACCTTAATATGACAGC
Encoded here:
- the LOC134690796 gene encoding uncharacterized protein LOC134690796; its protein translation is MAKSRGDWLLVAGLVFSGFALLFLVIGFATPHWLELDTKFITNSGFEKLGLWEACFNNWAYYRDYTGKTYNGCWWIFSYEYRPIWSYINPPWFLGIQVMMTLALLAETSVVLLAVLFLIGCCPGRNSVCGLFILGGIGLCSGILTAICTVIFGAKSVVDRQWIENPDKNFLSWSFGCVVFSGFLILFGGMCIIVSALQVRLANQYSHRAKPYAGYEARHEPPYYS